The DNA segment GGTCATGGCAGCCTAAGCGTTTTTTGTCTCATTTTTCAGGACTCGTTCAAGTGATTGCCATCAAGACATAGTAGTTCTATTAGCCCTTTTAATGCACTTTCATCCTATTGTAAATTCACCCACACACTCTTCACTTCCATATAATTATCTAGCGCATAATTTCCCATTTCCCTTCCGATACCAGATTGTTTATAGCCGCCAAATGCAGCAGCCGGGTTTTCCAAGTTGTAATCATTTATCCATACGGTTCCTGCTTTAAGGTCATGAGCTACTTGATGACCTCTCTTAATATTTTCCGTCCATACGGCCGCAGCTAACCCATATAAACTATCATTTGCCCGTCTGACTGCTTCTTCTGTGGTGTCAAATGGAAAAACGGCCACGACTGGTCCGAAGATTTCTTCTCTTACAATGGTCATATCGTCTTCTACATCGGCAAATACGGTCGGCTGAACAAAATATCCTTTATCAAATGCGCTTTCCCCGCCTGCAACGAGTCTAGCTCCCTCTTCTTTACCTATTCTGATATAATGTAGTACACGATCAAATTGTTCCTTTGAAACCAGTGGTCCCATATCTGTTTCTGGATCTAGTCCATTACCTAGCTTCACTTCTTCAGCACGTTTAGCCAATTCATCAACAACTCGATCATAATGCTTACGGTGAACGAATACTCGGGAACCTGCACTACAATTTTGTCCGTGATTATACATAATTCCGTCAAAAGCACCTTCTATCGCTTTTTCAATATCAGCATCTTCTAAAATAATATTGGGAGACTTGCCTCCAAGTTCCAGGGTGACGTGTTTGATAGATTCCGCTGCTTTACGCATAATGGATTTACCTACAGCTGTGGAACCTGTAAAGGCTAATTTATCAATGTCGCGATGATCTACAATAGCTGCACCTGCTATGTCACCAAATCCAGGTGCAAAATTA comes from the Halobacillus shinanisalinarum genome and includes:
- a CDS encoding aldehyde dehydrogenase family protein, producing MITSQTTLKPKVRAFLEGRKELYINGEFVPSISGKTFNVYNPATEEVFAEVSEAQAEDVDQAVKAARQAFEEGEWSKLSAADRSHLIYKLADLIEQNREELAQLESLDNGKPYAVALEDDIDGTAEHFRYYAGWATKILGQTVPISPDYLNYTRHEPVGVVGQIIPWNFPLSMASWKLGAALATGCTVVLKPAEQTPLSLLYAASLFKEAGFPDGVVNFAPGFGDIAGAAIVDHRDIDKLAFTGSTAVGKSIMRKAAESIKHVTLELGGKSPNIILEDADIEKAIEGAFDGIMYNHGQNCSAGSRVFVHRKHYDRVVDELAKRAEEVKLGNGLDPETDMGPLVSKEQFDRVLHYIRIGKEEGARLVAGGESAFDKGYFVQPTVFADVEDDMTIVREEIFGPVVAVFPFDTTEEAVRRANDSLYGLAAAVWTENIKRGHQVAHDLKAGTVWINDYNLENPAAAFGGYKQSGIGREMGNYALDNYMEVKSVWVNLQ